CATCATCGACGGATTAAGACTGCACCCGGGTCATCGCTTTGTATTCAAACATAACAATATTGAAGACTTTGAAAAACAAATGGAGCGGGCTACGGCGCTGATCGAAAAACAAAAATCCGGCGGTATCCTGGTGATCACCGAAGGCGTTTTTGGTATGGCCGGAGACCAGGGCAAACTGAAAGAAATTGTAGCCCTGAAAGGTAAATACGATTTCCGCCTGCTGGTAGACGATGCACACGGGTTTGGCACATTGGGCAAAACCGGTGCCGGTGCTGGTGAAGAACAAGGCGTACAGGACCAGATCGATATCTATTTTTCAACATTTGCAAAATCGATGGCGTCTATCGGGGCCTTTGTTGCCGGCGACCGTAAGATCATTGATTATATCCGCTACAATATCCGCAGTCAGATTTTTGCCAAAAGCCTGCCTATGCCGCTGGTGATAGGCAACCTGAAGCGCCTGGAGCTGCTGCGCACCCGCCCGGAACTTAAGCAAAAACTCTGGGACAATGCGTTAAAATTGCAGAACGGTTTGAAGGAACGCGGCTTTGATATCGGTACAACAGATTCCGTGGTGACCCCTATTTATATGAAAGGCGGCGTTGAAGAAGCTACCGCAATGGTGATGGACCTGAGGGAAAATTATCGCATCTTTTGCTCAATCGTAGTATATCCTGTAATTCCCAAGGGCCATATTATTTACCGCCTGATTCCTACGGCCAGTCATACAGATGAAGATATCGAAGCTACCCTGGAGGCTTTCTCTGCTGTAAAAGAGAAACTCGATGAGGGAGCTTACAAAACAAACGCCATCCCCGACATGGCGGAACGCTCTTAAATAAGCTATACAATCATAAAGGTAAATGAGCGGTGATCTCAAAAAGAATCATCGCTCATTTTTTATGTTCCTCCGCTGCCATACTGCAAAAAAAGAGCTGTCTTTACAGACAGCTCACACGTTTTTTCAACGATTACTTACTGGTTATTTTACTTCGTTTACAACAACAACTTCTACAGTTTTAGCAGATTTGCTGATATTGTATACTTTAACGCTGTTGTTCTTTATATCGCTTACTTCAAAAGTCAGCTTTACATCAGCCGGCAGCTGGGTATCGAACTGGTAATTACGTACGATTTTAGCACCGGAAACCGTTTCATTATACAATACCTCGCCGGTTTCGTCTTTGATTGCAACCGCGTACGTTCCCTTATTCAGGTTGTTCAACCGCAGTTGATAGATCGGCAATTGTGTATTTGAGTTGATGTACTTTAACTCAACAGGATTGTCAACGTTATCGTTTGCGATAACATTGCCTGCAGAAATAGTAGTGGCAAGCGCTACTGCCAGAACGAGTGATAATACTTTAAATTTCATGGTAATTGTTTTATGATTTTTAATTAAGGTTTTGCTTATAAACACATCTATTTGATGTAGATGTTCTTTGTGGTAATGGTATTGGAAAACAAGAGTCCCAATTGATAGGCCGCATTTGCAGCTTTTGTTAATAAAGTCTTCATTTTACGTCTCCTTTTGTTTAATCTTTATAATATTTTCTTCAATGGTCAATATCGCCGGGCGGCAAACAAAAACGAGACAAGCGAATCCTGGTTGTTGAGCTCAATCGGGTGCGTTGTAAAGCACTTTTTTTAAATTGATACCACAAAGCTACGGTCTGCAAAACGCCGTATAAAACCAATATTTGGCAATTCTTAGGGTGGTTAGCTAAGCAACAACCATCACAAGATCCTGAAATTCAAACCATTAAAACTCCATCTACCATGATATCCAACCGAAAAATAAAATCATCCCTCTACGGTCTCCAGTGCTTTTCCAGCCTGTTTTTTATTCCGTTTTTCAGCGTGAATGGAGTGTAAAAACAGGGCTGGGGCCGTTTCAAAAAGATATCGAAACCCAACCGAAATCAGTAGTAACAAGGCCGTTTTTTCATAGACTGTTTTTTTATCATACAACAGATTTACCGTATCTTACGGCGCCGAAACGTATTCAGCCATGCTCAAACATAAAACTTCTGTATTGTTTGTCAACAACTCTGGCAAAGAAAAAAAAGCAGTCCAGGTTCCCACGGCCTTATTGCTATCATGGAGGAAGTATCTGATTGCCGGCATCACCCTGATCCTTTTGTTATGTGCATCGCTTTGCTTTTTTATCTTCAAAAAAACCAGCAGCTTTTATTCCCTTGCCTACAAAAGCCGGCTGGAGCATGTGAACCGTGTAAGAGAAGAAGTCAATGTAGAAAAAATAAAGGCGGCATTTAAATCGATCGATCAGCGTATGCAACAGATCAACCGGCTCCTTGCCGAACGAGGACTATCAAAACTGACACTGGAGCATGCAGGCGGCCCCGAAATCTTTGACATGACGAACATTGACGAAGTGGCCTCACTTTATGATTCAGGGTTGGTGAAGGCAGAAAACCTGATCCGCCATACACCTATCGGAAGACCGCATTTTGGTGAGCAAACCTCGGGATTCGGGCACCGCTACAATCCATTCGGCAACGGTTCTGTTGAAAGTCACAGTGGCCTTGATTTCAAGGGTGAGATCGGAGAAACCGTAAAAACGACTGCAGATGGCACGGTTGTGCATGCCGGACCCAAAGGCGGATATGGAAACTGTGTAATCGTGCAACATCAAAATGGATTCCAAACCTTATACGGGCATTTATCCAAAATAAACGTCAAAGAACAACAAAAAATACGCTCCGGCGAGAAGATCGGGGAAGTAGGCAGCACGGGGCGAAGTACCGGTCCGCATTTACATTATGAGATCCTTATAAACGGGGTCAGAACCGATCCTTCTCGTTATACAAAATAGTAGCACTATGTTCCAAAAGAATACATCCAGGGAGAAAAAAACGAATTTAGACAATATCGCAATTAATACGGTGATTGACGAAGGCATGCTGATTAAGGGCGACATTTTGGGCGAAGGAGCCATCCGCATTGATGGGAAAATAGAAGGGAACATTGATCTTAAAGAAGGCATTATTCTCGGGGAAAAATCGGAGATCAGGGGCGCCGTAAAAAGCAACATCATCGTTGTGCACGGAAAACTATATGGCAATATACAATGCCGCTACCTGTATATTAAAAGCACCGGACTGATCGACGGCGATATCGAGGTAGAAGCTTTTGAGGTAGAGCTGGGCGGGCAATACAACGGTACGCTTAAAATGACGACTCCTGCGTCAATGACCAACGGTGTTGCGAAATCTAAAAAAGCAGAAGCAGTGGTTTAAACGCTTCTTTCTGACGGTGCACACACTTGCCGCAACAGTGGCCGAATGGCGGACGTAATACACATTCTTCAAAACACAAATAAACCGGTTAAAACGGAGGTTCTTTACCGGATCATCCTAATTTTATCATCCATTTTTATAAAACAACTTTATGCATAACAAAACCCGGGGTCTTTTTTCGGCAACCTTTCTCATCGCTTGTGCTACAGCTGCAGCCACAAACAACCCGCTTTTTATGGCTCATCCCTACACGGATACCTTACCCGCTGTAGAAAAGAAGGCCCCCAACAGTAATTACCGACCGGCCTTTAACGGTCAAACCCGGGTAAAAGGAACAAAGACCACCACCGGCTATAAGGTAGAAAAAATAGCAGAGAAGGTAGGCGCTCCTTTTGCCATTGTAGCGATGCCCGACGGCCGACTGATGGTTACGGTAAAATCGGGTCATATGGAAATACGCAACCGGAACGGGAGCCTGGTAAAAACGATCACCGGTTTCCCGACCGTTGACCTGGTGGGTCAGGGCGGCTTGCTGGATGTGGCGTTTGACCCCAGTTACGGCCGCAATAAAACGATTTATTGGACCTACTCCGAAAAACAGGGAAAAGGCAACTTAACGGCCGTGGCCAAAGGAACCCTGAATGAGGCCGCGGGAAAAGTTGAAAACGTATCCGTAATCTTCCGCGCCACACCGGCCTTAAACAGCAACCTGCATTTTGGCTCGCGGATTGTTTTTGATGCATCAGGAAATCTATTGGTAGCCGTAGGTGAGCGATCTATTTTGGAAGGGCGGGCGCAGGCACAGCAACTGCAGTCCGGGCTTGGAAAAATATTCAGGATCACCACCAGTGGCAAACCGGCCGCGGGTAACCCCTTCCTGAAGAAACCTGGCGCCATGCCCGAAATCTACAGCTATGGACACCGCAATCCGCAGGGACTGGATATCAATCCGGCCACCGGTGAACCCTGGGAAGCCGAATTTGGCCCACGTGGCGGTGATGAAATCAATATCATACGCGCCGGAAGAAATTATGGCTGGCCCGTGATCACCTATGGCATCGAATACAACGGTTCAAAAGTAGGCAATGCCCTGCAGCAGCAAAAAGGAATGGAACAACCGGTATATTACTGGGATCCGGTTATTTCCCCCAGCGGCATCTGTTTTTACAGGGGAAATGCCATCCCTGAGTGGAAGAATAATTTGTTTGTAGCATCCCTCAGCGGACAGCATATTGACCGGCTGGTGATCAAAAACAACAAAGTGGTTGGAGAAGAGCGGCTGTTGGCAGATAAGAGCGAGCGCTTCCGGGATATCGCCTGTGTAAACGGCATGCTTTTTACCATTACCGATAAAGGTAATATTTACCGGATCGGCCGGTAGCCTTACGCACAGAGAAAAAAACCGCGAAACGCACGACATTCGCTAATACCATAGCATAAAAGCATCTTATAGGCTTTGCGGTCACTGACATACCGTACGTAAAATAAAACCGTAATACCTGAAGCAAACGGAGACTTATGCGTTGGATGAGGATTTGTTCCATCTTCCTTGACATCCGTTAAAAAAGCGCTACTTTCGCAACCCTTGATGAAAGCAGAAGAAGTAATGAGCACAAACAAAGAAGCAGCTCC
The sequence above is a segment of the Niabella agricola genome. Coding sequences within it:
- a CDS encoding bactofilin family protein — translated: MFQKNTSREKKTNLDNIAINTVIDEGMLIKGDILGEGAIRIDGKIEGNIDLKEGIILGEKSEIRGAVKSNIIVVHGKLYGNIQCRYLYIKSTGLIDGDIEVEAFEVELGGQYNGTLKMTTPASMTNGVAKSKKAEAVV
- a CDS encoding M23 family metallopeptidase — translated: MLKHKTSVLFVNNSGKEKKAVQVPTALLLSWRKYLIAGITLILLLCASLCFFIFKKTSSFYSLAYKSRLEHVNRVREEVNVEKIKAAFKSIDQRMQQINRLLAERGLSKLTLEHAGGPEIFDMTNIDEVASLYDSGLVKAENLIRHTPIGRPHFGEQTSGFGHRYNPFGNGSVESHSGLDFKGEIGETVKTTADGTVVHAGPKGGYGNCVIVQHQNGFQTLYGHLSKINVKEQQKIRSGEKIGEVGSTGRSTGPHLHYEILINGVRTDPSRYTK
- a CDS encoding aminotransferase class I/II-fold pyridoxal phosphate-dependent enzyme yields the protein MADIFERLLKNYGPIGQHRERAHGYFAFPKLEGEIGSVMKFRGNDVIVWSLNNYLGLANHPEIRKADAEGAAQYGLALPMGARMMSGNSNLHEQLEAELAAFVHKEDAVLLNFGYQGMVSIIDVLCSRHDVIVYDAESHACIIDGLRLHPGHRFVFKHNNIEDFEKQMERATALIEKQKSGGILVITEGVFGMAGDQGKLKEIVALKGKYDFRLLVDDAHGFGTLGKTGAGAGEEQGVQDQIDIYFSTFAKSMASIGAFVAGDRKIIDYIRYNIRSQIFAKSLPMPLVIGNLKRLELLRTRPELKQKLWDNALKLQNGLKERGFDIGTTDSVVTPIYMKGGVEEATAMVMDLRENYRIFCSIVVYPVIPKGHIIYRLIPTASHTDEDIEATLEAFSAVKEKLDEGAYKTNAIPDMAERS
- a CDS encoding PQQ-dependent sugar dehydrogenase yields the protein MHNKTRGLFSATFLIACATAAATNNPLFMAHPYTDTLPAVEKKAPNSNYRPAFNGQTRVKGTKTTTGYKVEKIAEKVGAPFAIVAMPDGRLMVTVKSGHMEIRNRNGSLVKTITGFPTVDLVGQGGLLDVAFDPSYGRNKTIYWTYSEKQGKGNLTAVAKGTLNEAAGKVENVSVIFRATPALNSNLHFGSRIVFDASGNLLVAVGERSILEGRAQAQQLQSGLGKIFRITTSGKPAAGNPFLKKPGAMPEIYSYGHRNPQGLDINPATGEPWEAEFGPRGGDEINIIRAGRNYGWPVITYGIEYNGSKVGNALQQQKGMEQPVYYWDPVISPSGICFYRGNAIPEWKNNLFVASLSGQHIDRLVIKNNKVVGEERLLADKSERFRDIACVNGMLFTITDKGNIYRIGR